The proteins below come from a single Aegilops tauschii subsp. strangulata cultivar AL8/78 chromosome 6, Aet v6.0, whole genome shotgun sequence genomic window:
- the LOC109741950 gene encoding uncharacterized protein, translating to MVDKNQWPKSDHGFFMFPPLLKSTTGRHKTERYKGCSEKKRKSGQHLCPICKYYGHHWHKCKKGNPDDIAAILAVRGPPKKSAKTTKASIVPCEDDAPAASMCFPPSQSLQPTTTKKRKHDNSITGASKSQMLEKTIKEKGKGSKSGSRVAKSPSGDVRSMGGDVPINYEGVCGDFVNLKMMCRLNLSEVLLTLDFGMVENIIKNASNGKVLKVRKFCIVKRRNNDICTIAIRSHL from the exons ATGGTTGACAAGAACCAATGGCCTAAATCTGACCATGGATTCTTCATGTTTCCACCACTACTAAAATCCACGACGGGTAGGCATAAAACTGAGAGGTATAAAGGCTGCAGtgagaagaaaagaaaaagtgGCCAACACTTATGCCCTATTTGTAAGTACTATGGGCATCATTGGCATAAATGCAAGAAGGGTAACCCAGATGACATTGCTGCTATTTTAGCTGTGAG AGGACCACCAAAGAAGAGCGCAAAGACCACCAAAGCATCAATTGTGCCTTGCGAGGATGATGCTCCAGCAGCCTCTATGTGCTTTCCGCCAAG CCAAAGCTTGCAACCTACAACTACGAAAAAGAGAAAACATGATAACTCAATTACTGGAGCATCAAAAAG CCAAATGTTGGAGAAAACAATTAAGGAAAAAGGGAAAGGGAGTAAATCTGGATCCAGAGTAGCAAAAAG CCcttccggcgatgtgcgttcaatgggaggagacgttcccatcAACTACGAAGGCGTCTGTGGCGACTTtgtcaatctcaagatgatgtgCCGGCTCAATCTCTCGGAGGTGCTGTTGACACTAGATTTTGGCATGGTTGAAAACATAATTAAGAATGCCTCAAATGGAAAAGTGCTGAAAGTGAGGAAGTTCTGTATCGTCAAGAGGAGAAACAATGATATTTGCACCATAGCTATCCGGTCTCATCTTTAA